The region acgttaacagcgtttcaccacaagtaccatcatcaaaatattgcaagcggaaggctcttataatgaagacgtgaatgttgacaaagaataccacaattctgacgacggaagctaaaggttgggtcattcagacacccactggacatccgaggggtctgtgtagaggagaagagaggactggccgtaaggAGTGAGTTAATACTACTGTGCCGTGTATAGTGTAGATGACAGGTAGTCACTGAAAATGACCACTGGCCACTTTTACTTAAAAAATCTAATTTTGACACTTAACAGCTTATTTCTGTCATCGGGAAATTTATGCACCTTTAATCTGGACCAGTGGTTAGTGCCATCGACCAGTGGTCACTTTAATGTAAATTGCAGGTTTTGACTATTCATCAGCTTATTAGTGTCTCCTGTGTACTACTGTACCTTGTGCAATGCACTTGACCATTGGTCAGTGACAATGACCAGTGATCACTTTGACCTAAAATGTCAGATTCTGACTCTTTAACATCTTATTACTGTCAGTGTCTCCAGAGAATGTTTGTACCTGTGATAATGCATATGACCAGTGGCCAGTGCCATTGACAAGTGGTCAGGTTGAcaaatttgcttctttttttttatttaatttttatatatatatatatatatatatatatatatatatatatatatatataccatgagCATGGTACAAAATGTCGCAGTTTTGTACTGTTTTGACATTCTGTACCGCAACGGTTAGCTAAGCTGCCTACAGTttttgaatgggttttttttttatcctcagtATTCCCTCCCATTCTCCTTCAGAGTATGGTAACAaaagtatattgttttgttttgggttttttgttttttggtgggtttttttttttttttaggggaaaaaaagagaaatagcagGTGTGGTAGACAATAACTATAGAATGCACACAGCTTGTAAGAAACTGAGTTTAAATGATTTACTCGGTGTCTTTGCTGTCTTGTTTAGATATAAAGAAACTTATAGAGGGAAAGTTTGTAGCCAGGAAGTATATTGATTACCTGACaaagatatatgtatgcattcaaGTTTACAAATAGCCCATGCCTACACACATGGGGAAAAATTAACTTATAAGAAGTATGCTTTGATTACATGCACTTTACCACCATGTCACACTGAAACAAGCTTTGACAACTTGCTGGCCTGTGATGCAGGCAACGAAGCGATGAATGGACACATGTCAGAGTTAATTAGTGATTTTATATATTCTGGTTTGAAAACTGTGATTTGGTTCTGCTGACATTCCCATTTCGCCCCCATTTatacctcctctcccctctctaccccaTGTGGATAAAGTAAGGCTGTAACAATGcagatttttttctgttgatattCTGCTCTTTCAGTTCTACTTCTAGGGGATGCAGTTTTGGATATTGTATTGTGGTCTTAGTATCTTTTCTATTTCCATCTCTACCATTGTGGGTACTGTGCTACATAATTCAGTTTAAAAGCATGTTTACATTTTTGTGATTGGATAGTGAAGTGCGTTTCTGTGAATAGATTTAAATTTTCTTTTGACTGCCTAGCTAATCTGCCTCTGGTCAAGAATCATAAAAGAGTTTTGACTGGAAGTTTTCACTGAGTTTTGACTGGAAGTTTTCACTGATAAACCCATTCCATTAGCCCTCGAATAAACTGaaggacttttttgttgttgtttgttttgtgacctGTTTTTCTTACACCCAAGAAGCCTTGAAGCAATACCATTTGCAATAATGATGGGACAGTTGTTTGATCAGGAACAGATTGTGAATTTAttagtttttttccccttcattctGATCAGGAACAAAACTGAATTAATTGATTTTTTGCCTCTTCATTCATTTCAGGAATTGGAGCGGAAAGCAGCAGAACTTCAGAGGCAGGAAAATGCATTGAAAAACATGAAACCAGGAAGTGAGTCTTCTAATGATGTGCTGTATTCTGAGTAACTGTTAatcacccatccacccctttccTTCCATCATTAGAACATACATTACatttctgtgtgactgtgttcatgtGAGGTGTGAATTTTCTCTCTTTACATTCTGTTACCTGTCCCTGTTTTCCTATGTACCTAAATATTAGTGGAAATTGCAATGATGTGTTGCTGCTGCATtttggggctgcaactcccatgttcattgtGTCCTATGAGAACACTTTCATGTGATTGCATTTTTATTCTCTCATGGaaacactcttttttttgttaGGAGAGGGCACACATGGAGCATGGAGTATTAAATGTTTCCTCAAACCACCAAATTTGCTCTTGGATTACTGTGTATTAAGTGTTTCTTTAAACTACTAAATTTGCTCTTGAATTATAGAATCTTAAGATAATGTTAATCATCTGCATACCTGTGAACACATACAGAGGTGTACAAAGCACCACTAGGTCTTCATCTGAgctgacaggacagacaggtaaAAATCACCCAGTAAATCCTTATGAGGTTCGAACTAGCATTTTCAGTGGTGTCGGTATCTGTGGTGTGTTCTGTAAATATTTGGAGTTTATGTTACAAGTTTCTCAGCCTTAAAGCCGTGATAAAGTCAGAAAAAAGGTTAAAACATTGACAGATTTGTTGCTACCATTTTCCAGCACATCTTGATTTGTCAATGAACATTGACAGAATATTGAGGAAATATTTACATTCTAACACAGAGTTTCCAATTCAACAGAAAGTTGTGTCTGAATGGTGAGCAGACTTGTTCAAAATGGACAAGGTTTTTTTTATGGATTTTGAAACTTGCTGACTAAAAGTGCTATAGATCAGTTTCGATGTTGAATATTTTAGTTGTCTGCCACTGATGGAATGATTAATTTCATgatttctctcagtctgtttgtctggtaCACATTGTTCTGAACCGCTGCAACATTCCATGCTTACCCCACCCGCATTCCCCtccgtttcttcccccccctcccaccccctcccccaacacccccaccccacaccccctttaagTGGTTTGGTTACGGGGGaggagccatgaaggctttgtccTTTTTGTCAATGGGTGTACGAAACTCCTTTGATGTTATCAATGGATATCTAATTACGGAGCTAAAAAAGAAAGTTGATCGATCATGTTACTGGCATTGGCTTTTCAAAGTAATGTGGAGGAGAAGTGCTTGTTGTGGAAGCCAACAGCCGTCTATACAAACACAGTATGCCTGTCACAGCCAGCTGCTCACTGTGTTGTGTGAACCCCGACACTATGAGTGGATTCATATGGGGTGACATAGTCCACCACAGATGGTGGAATTAATGAGGGAtgtaaagggggtgggaggtgtgtgtgggggggggggggggggggggaggcatttcACTGGTGAAGGAACACTGGCAGCTGTGCTGTAACAGATGTTGCCCATTCTTGTGTTTCAACTGTGTTGTGGATAATTAATTAAACAatgtttatctgtatgtgtgtgagaattgCTGTTTATTAGATTTATTGATGTTGCGTAGTTTTTATGTTTGGAGGAGATGAATGTGTGATAGATTAAAAGGATGCACAAGTGGGTCACAGTataacttagccgtatgaagagcacaggaacaggagtcatgatggctgccgtcaaaagagggtgctagctagcgggacaaaggggaggttacctacttccgggaggttatcggccgtagtttctttttctccacataggcggatagtagtttgcacaggacaggaatgtcggaCCCCTGCTgtagtctgcactagttgggtcacggtaagtatgttatttaaatgtaattttagacagaaaatttccttttatgaagaaattttcttttttggTACTTGACTCTAGCCTCTTTAACActgactcactctctttctctcagtgctttTTTTTATGGGTGGGGGTACATTTAATGAACTAAactaaaaagagaaataaaccACATGTTTGCTCATGCAACCAGACAGGAGCATACCTTACAGATACATGCatggttacatgtgtgtgtgtgtgtgtgtgtgtgataagcctGATATATACATCCAATTCACAGAACATTCAGTAACCCATAGAATATTCAAGTATACACCTTCACTGCAAGGGGGGAAAGAAACCAAATATACAGGCACATACACTCATGattacatgcatgcaaacacacatgcacacatgcagctTAACAtttattacattaaaaaaaatgtccagAGATATGTGCAACTAATTACACATTTTCGGTCAGGTTGGACACAAAAACAATGTAGAatgggtttttttatatttatttttatttgctgCAAAGTGTTTAAAACATGGAATGTTTTAGTAATACTCAGGAACCACACCatataatgaatagataaaatttGCAATGTGTAAATGATCATAGATGTGCACAACATGCAAATACATGCAAAGGACAGTTTATTTGCATTCATGTGAGCTGTCACAAAACTATACACAAGCTTTTGATTTTTGGTGTGCTGCTTTGTACTGTCATTCACATGCTTtggagaaaaggggggtgggggaggagaggaggggggaaagaatgACCAATGCcacatttgttttcagtttcattctcttctatacagttttgttttttcttttgcaggTCGACAGAACAACTGGCCACCTTTGCCCAAGTTCTTGCCATGTGGACCTTGTTTCTATCAGGATTTCAGCGTAGACATTCCACTGGAGTTCCAGAGAATTGTCAAGTTTACGTACTACCTGTGGGGATGTAAGAAGCTCTTGTTTGTCCTAAATGTTCATAATGATAATGTGCATTTGTATGGTGCCCTTTGTAAGAATtcaaggcgctttacatgaaagaaaaagttacaaaatgCATGAACCACTCTtgacttccctctctctgtctcccgcaccccgccctccaccccctttttctcAAACCTCACACATTCAAAGTGAGTTGGCAGGCATGTTGTAGAAATAAGAAACCAAGATTACCAACAGATAGGTTTTGAGAAGATGTTGCCAGCAGCTTGCTTTGATCTCTAGGTTTGGTTTAATAATTGAGAGCATTCTGTGCATTTTCTTGTGTCATGGATTGTCCATGTATAACAGATCATATGGTTGCGTACACATCTGGTGAAATAATTTTCAAGAAAGAAATACTGAATTCACAAGGAAATAGCTTCTCTTGTAAGTTAGCAGGAAGATGTTTAatgtttctttctcagtttctgaagaaacatttttttccttccaaCTTTCCCACAAGGGACTTTGGACTTAGATAACCTGTGATTCTGATTCATCATATAAagttgatatttgttgttgtttttttgtgatgatCAGTGATACTTCTTTATATAGatagtttttctttaaaaaaatgtttttgattgTTCTGCCACAATTCTCCGCTAACagaaagtctctctctgtctcatgtcgCCATTTTTGCCCTTGTCTGCTGTTTTATCTGTTTCATGATTGGGAGTATTTCCATACCATACAGTTTTCTGTATTGGCATTTAGGCAAGTTAAATTTCAgtctttattttgctttgttctAATATTGAGAAATGCACTTCAGTGAGGCATTTTGTGGACCCAGGCTGCAAATTTTTCAGTAATTTAAAAACCAGTCACACCCATCctccttgggttttttttttttcctgcattatTATAACTTGATATGTACAAACAGGAAAAGCCACCGCAGCAATGTATTGTGGACTAACAACTTGGAGGACAGGTTCTATCTCCACCATCAGAGGTGGTGTTTTTATTTCAGCCTGTGTgaggctcctacccagagctgactgagttatgggctcaaatgggaaggcagtgaccacacagtcgagggtcatctgCTTCATACATGCGTCTTTGCGAGTGTTGcttaaatttcctgaccaacactgcaggtgtctatcTTCCAGCCTGGTTGATGCTGCGATATGTTATAAGAGAGCAGCCTTGTCAGGCAGTCCCAAATGTAGATAACCCCTGTAaaagcatcttcatcacccccatcatcttaaaacaaacaaaatatctcaAATTCTGGGATACAAAAGTTATTGGGAGACGAaagtgttgattgtgttgtgctgcagtcAGGCTTAAAGCTTGGCTTATATCAGGCTTAAAgcttggcttatatcagagattggcATAAGCCTACAGTTCGGCAGAGTGAGAGGTGTATAATCAGTGGTTTTTCCACTGCAGTGGGtattcatttgcagcttagtcttttgtgagggactatgactctcagactaggagggaACATTGCACttcctcttagtgctgcagccttgggggctagctggcctatGGGcatcatcccaacgctgactgtcctaaagccctcttggttgagagagtggggatgtaacttaggcaagatattctccactgtgatcaaattcttgcccagttAGGGGGGACtccagttacctcctctgctgttcccatggtttcttcttctttgctcatgggctgcaactcccacattcacttgtatgtattcaagtggacttttacgtctttgaccatttttaccctgccatctaggcagccgtactatgttttctggggtgtgcttgctgggtatgttcttgtttccttaaccctgaacgctgacatggattacaggatttttaacctgcatatttgatcatctgcttgcatatacacacgaaatgggttcaggcaaaagcaggtctgcacatatgttgacctgggagattggaaaaatctccaccctttacccaccatgcgctgttagattcgaacccgggaccagcagattgaaagtgcaacgatttaaccactcagctgtttgCGCCCATCATCCCATGGTAAAAATTTGacatgactgaccatcacacCTGGTGTTGCAGTCCATGTGATTGTGCTGTTCCTGAACGTGCTGGCCAGCCTGGCCTGGTTCATCGTGGATGCCGATGGTGGCACGACCTTCGGCCTGTCCATCCTGTGgttcctcctcttcaccccctgCTCCTTCCTCTGCTGGTACAGACCTCTGTACAAGGCCTTCAGGTCAGTCCCTCCCACGGCCATGTTTTGAAGAGTTTGGGGGGATTAGATTTTCATGCTTAACTGGGGCCTCATTGCTTAGTGTTAAGAATGTTTCTGTAAATGGAATAAGCATACAGTTTTGGAAGTTCCAAACGCTTAGCGAAATGATTGCTGTGAAGATTGCTCATGCAGTCCAGCCCTGAAGTCCATTGATAATTGCATGCAGAAAAAGCAAACACACTTGAAAAAAATTGATACTTTTTTCTGCCAAATGTTAGGGTAAAATGTTGATGAGCCATAGTTGATTTAGAAGTGAATAACTGGGAACAGTGTCATTCTGCAGCACTTCTCTTAATTCTGTCAACATAAATGATGAATTCCAGTTGGTGGTCATGTACCTTGATGGACTACAAAATGTTTCTTTCATACaggatatttttattttttgtatttactACCTAAGATGAAATTTATGTTGGATAAGATCTCTTTAAACTTCATATTTTAACgagaacttttgtgtgtgtgtgttgcaggagtgaCAGTTCCTTCAacttctttgtgtttttcttcgtgtttttctttcagttctgTGTGTACATTATCCAGTGTATTGGGATCACCGACTTCACTGTGTAAGTGGGAATTTGACTGATCCATCTGTACTAGAAAACAAGTTTATGAACTATGAATGTGCTAGCTGTAGGCTTGTGATGAGGTGAAACAGATCTGTGGACACTGATTTCTTTGTGTTTAGGATCAGAAATGAAGGGGTAAAGCATGTTATTGTTTGTATTCGGAGTTGTATTTGTAGTTATGCATATTGACATTGGTATGTTCAGGCGCATCCTTGGTTATAAAGTCAGGCACATGCTCAGTTATAGACATGAATATGGGCTTTGCCTCAGGCATAAATACAGGCACATgttgacataaacacagacactggCTCAGACATTAACTCAGACACTGGCTCAGACATTAACTCAGACACTGGCTCAGACATTAACAAAAGCATTGGCTCAGATGTAAACAGGCACTGGATCAGACATAATACATGCATTGGCTCAGACATAAACTCAGGCACTGGATCAGACATAAACATTAACACAAGCATTGGCAGACAAACACATTCTCTGGCACAGATATAAACACAGGCACATGCTTGGAAATAAACACAGGCACTGGCTCAGACATAAATGCAGGTGCATGCTCATAAATAAACACAGGCACATGCTTGGATGTAACACACCCATCCTATTAACACTCTCTTGTTGTCCTCTCTCCAGCCACCTCTCCCACAGCGTCCCCAGTTAATTAAAACGACAATATTAAGAGGGAGTGCAGTGTTAAAGACTgaattttgtggttttgtttttccacattGAATCAGTGCAGCCATCTGTTTTATCTGCCAGTTTGTGCCGGATTGCAGATGCAATTAAAATGTGTGCCTGTTCCTTTCCAGCGGCATCATTGCTGGTCTGGGGGTGGTTGGTGAGAACCTGGCTGCAGGCTTGATCATGATCTTTGTGGGCATCTTCTTTGCCCTGCTGGCCATCATAAGTTTTGCTGTGTTAGTCAAGGTAGTGGCCCCCTCCtcatcctgctcccccccccccccccaccttcaccctcccCTGAGGGTTGACTGGCTGTTTCCATCCGCAGGTTTGAGTTTGACTGGTTCCTCTGCAGAGATTTAACTGCAAATTTCACAAAACGAAAAGGCAGAGTTCCAGCAGATGAAATGTTCTGTCCTTGTAACAGTATAAAACTTGCAACtgtgtttttgtcattttttactAGAAAAAGAAAGTttggtttaattacacatacttcacTGTGACCCCCACTGGTGCAGGCTCTGGgaggggtctggattcctgtccaAAAATTTCCCAGTTTTTAGAATTCTGTCACACAAAGGTAATACATATTGAATGAACTAATCACTTTTGAAGAAAGATAAAACATGTTGAAAGAACTATATCTTGGTATAGTTTGTGAGACAGTTTGTGTTGGCAGCAGTCCAAAATCCAAATTTGTTGTATTGAACCATTTTCGTCAACTGAAATGTGAACGATGCACAGTTAAGAACTGCGGGAAGCATCACTGTTAAACTCAAGCCTGTTGTATACATGTATTTTGTTTCCCCAGTGAAATCCATATAGTGGGTGTTTTGATATGTTTGGTGGTTTCTTCAGTGACTTGTCTCTGCATGCGTGGTGCCTGATGGTGTTTCTGGTGATGTAGGCATCCCGTTATCTGATTTGGCTGTTCTCTTTTCATGATTTGCATTGAGTGCGTCCACCATTCCACTTGGCTGACAACTTTCTACTGCACATTTTTGTTCTGAGGCATATCtttgtttggtatgtgtgtgtgtgtacaacttcaAGCATGTAGTAGGAAAATAATGGAAATGACAGCAACATTGACCTGTGGTAAGAAAGGCAGAAAGGGAATCAGATATCTGAACATGTGGATGAAATCTGATATAGTTATGGATGATCACGGCTCTCCTGTCatggtgttgtgggtgtttttctgtggacatgtttcacagccatccctctgtctgtcttcacactgTTGTTTTGGATTGAGTATGGCCCAGTTTCCCGGTCACATGTTTTGTGATTGGCTAGCATTTCTTTTGCTGTCTCCTCTTTGTTGTGGTTAGTGATTAGTACAGttgtttccattctttcttttctcagtgtcgatgtgtgtgtgtgtgcgcttcagCATTCACGGGCAGCAACTCACACATTTTCATTTTTGCAAGTTTTACGTGTTggacccttttttgttgtttttaccctaCTCTTAAGGCCATTATTTTGCTCGTACTTTATTTTGGAGGTGTTGCTTAATAGTGTTTTTCCATGTTTTCTTCACCACAATATGCACACATGGAATCTTTTTATCTGCATGCTGACAAACACAAAAGGATTCTTGTGTTGGCAAGTCTACAGATAAGTTGACCCATTGAAcatgaaaaatctccaccctgtacacacCATGTGGTGCAAGAATTCAAATTTGATTTGAATCTGTTTCCTTGAGGATGTTCTGAAGACAGTTTTCTGGGTCGTTCTGTACACACCATTTTTTTAACCTTCTGGGTGAAGATCAAGTCTTCACTGTTCTCCATGGTCAAATATTTCTCTTATTTCAGTTCTTGTGTGATGACCTTTGTTGCTGACTTTGCAGTAATCAGGACTGCTTAAGACATCTTTTCAGTATCCTGGCCTATTTGCTTCAgtataatttgatagatacatgGAGCAAGACTTTTGCACAGTAA is a window of Babylonia areolata isolate BAREFJ2019XMU chromosome 22, ASM4173473v1, whole genome shotgun sequence DNA encoding:
- the LOC143297317 gene encoding secretory carrier-associated membrane protein 1-like isoform X2; the encoded protein is MESNPFADPHASNPFSDPSVQQASGAGSAGQQQGMLDDYNPFAEGGNQTRAAGGAQQGGGTVPPPRPAQTTQPAIMTPSEEPPPYSATGAQKVDTSELQRRQEQEASLLGQELERKAAELQRQENALKNMKPGSRQNNWPPLPKFLPCGPCFYQDFSVDIPLEFQRIVKFTYYLWGFHVIVLFLNVLASLAWFIVDADGGTTFGLSILWFLLFTPCSFLCWYRPLYKAFRSDSSFNFFVFFFVFFFQFCVYIIQCIGITDFTVGIIAGLGVVGENLAAGLIMIFVGIFFALLAIISFAVLVKVHRIYRSTGASFQKAQAEFASGVMKNEAVQNAAADAAAGAARGAVSGQYGSNNRY